The proteins below are encoded in one region of Propionispora hippei DSM 15287:
- a CDS encoding TVP38/TMEM64 family protein, producing MNKLWGWLLIFTGIGLLYLWQPEVFLHVYQLLRQGDILALTEYLRSFGGWSIAVILLLFVIMTFTIVFPFMLLSGAVGLIYGLFWGTLISWLGEVAGSVVMFVVVRYLFRQMVTLWIAQSRYLVKIDEYSATNGFKALLLARLLPLAPSGIITAIAAVSRLGFADFFWATFWGKLPPVVVKVILGHDLALAEDNMVRIVVIVGVIVVIYGTLWYKKRKRLQGND from the coding sequence ATGAATAAACTATGGGGCTGGCTGCTTATTTTTACGGGAATTGGGTTATTATACCTGTGGCAACCGGAGGTTTTTCTGCACGTGTATCAGTTGCTCCGGCAAGGAGACATTCTGGCTCTGACAGAGTATCTACGCTCTTTTGGCGGCTGGTCGATCGCCGTGATCCTGCTCCTTTTCGTCATTATGACGTTTACGATTGTTTTTCCGTTTATGTTGTTGTCCGGCGCGGTCGGACTGATTTACGGGCTGTTTTGGGGAACGCTGATTTCTTGGCTGGGGGAAGTGGCCGGTTCGGTAGTCATGTTTGTCGTGGTGCGCTACTTATTCAGGCAAATGGTGACTCTCTGGATTGCCCAGAGCCGCTATCTGGTAAAAATAGATGAATATAGCGCGACAAATGGTTTTAAGGCTTTGCTGTTGGCGCGCCTGCTGCCCCTGGCACCGTCCGGCATTATCACGGCCATTGCCGCGGTTAGCCGGCTGGGCTTTGCCGATTTTTTCTGGGCTACTTTTTGGGGCAAACTGCCGCCGGTTGTCGTGAAGGTTATACTGGGGCATGACTTGGCTTTAGCTGAGGATAATATGGTGCGTATTGTGGTGATTGTCGGCGTGATTGTTGTAATATATGGCACACTGTGGTATAAAAAACGGAAGCGGCTGCAGGGAAATGACTGA
- a CDS encoding exosporium glycoprotein BclB-related protein translates to MDKKDPLEDLKARKRHRRRYHHHHHYKIKHIQHTPPPPCCPDYDHCKKSSDSCSSSDTSDNCCFPCFPICTPGITGPTGPIGPTGITGTTGATGGTGLTGPTGPTGPTGSVGPTGITGQTGATGASGTTGATGATGPAGGPTGPTGATGATGATGDPGSTGATGATGATGATGATGDPGTTGATGATGATGVTGVTGDTGAAGAAGATGATGATGATGTTGATGATGDPGTTGATGTTGATGITGATGVTGDIGTTGATGATGVTGATGITGATGVTGDIGTTGATGATGATGVTGVTGATGVTGDIGATGATGTTGATGATGITGATGVTGDIGATGATGVTGVTGATGVTGATGVTGDIGATGATGATGATGVTGVTGATGATGDIGATGATGATGATGDIGATGATGVTGVTGATGVTGATGVTGDIGATGATGATGATGDIGATGATGVTGVTGAGAIIPFASGLPVVLSTIAGGLAGTVALVGFGNSDNSLTIVGGTIDISGSGGLLNFAFSAPRDGIITSIAGYFSTAAALSLVGSTITITAELFSSPTPNDIFTSTGAIVTLSPALSGVLAIGTTSSGITTGLAIPVTAGTRLLLVFSATAAGLTLLNTVLGYASAGIAIE, encoded by the coding sequence ATGGATAAAAAAGATCCCTTAGAAGACCTGAAAGCAAGAAAAAGACATCGTCGCCGTTACCATCATCACCATCATTATAAAATCAAACATATTCAACATACACCCCCTCCCCCGTGTTGTCCCGATTATGATCATTGTAAAAAAAGCAGCGATTCCTGCAGTTCTTCCGATACAAGCGACAACTGTTGCTTCCCGTGTTTCCCCATTTGCACTCCCGGAATAACCGGACCTACCGGCCCCATCGGCCCTACCGGTATCACAGGTACTACCGGTGCCACTGGCGGTACCGGGTTGACTGGTCCGACAGGTCCGACAGGTCCGACAGGCTCTGTTGGACCAACCGGTATCACAGGCCAGACCGGGGCCACAGGGGCCTCAGGAACAACCGGCGCTACGGGCGCTACCGGACCAGCCGGAGGACCAACAGGCCCAACGGGAGCTACGGGCGCTACGGGCGCTACGGGCGATCCAGGGAGCACAGGTGCTACAGGGGCAACGGGCGCTACCGGCGCTACAGGAGCAACCGGTGATCCTGGCACTACAGGAGCCACTGGTGCTACTGGAGCTACCGGTGTTACTGGTGTAACCGGTGATACCGGGGCTGCTGGGGCTGCCGGCGCGACAGGCGCCACTGGCGCTACCGGCGCTACCGGCACGACAGGAGCAACCGGGGCAACCGGTGATCCTGGCACTACAGGAGCCACTGGGACTACCGGCGCTACCGGCATTACGGGAGCTACTGGTGTTACCGGCGATATTGGGACTACAGGCGCTACCGGGGCCACTGGCGTTACTGGCGCGACCGGCATTACGGGAGCTACTGGCGTTACCGGCGATATTGGGACTACAGGCGCGACTGGTGCTACCGGGGCCACTGGCGTTACTGGCGTTACGGGAGCTACTGGTGTTACCGGCGATATTGGGGCTACAGGTGCTACAGGCACGACTGGCGCTACCGGTGCTACCGGCATTACGGGAGCTACTGGTGTTACCGGCGATATTGGGGCTACAGGCGCTACTGGTGTTACCGGTGTTACTGGCGCTACCGGCGTTACGGGAGCTACTGGTGTTACCGGCGATATTGGGGCTACAGGCGCGACTGGCGCTACCGGTGCCACTGGCGTTACTGGCGTTACGGGAGCTACTGGCGCTACCGGCGATATTGGGGCTACAGGCGCGACTGGCGCTACCGGTGCCACTGGCGATATTGGGGCTACAGGCGCTACTGGTGTTACCGGTGTTACTGGCGCTACCGGCGTTACGGGAGCTACTGGTGTTACCGGCGATATTGGGGCTACAGGCGCGACTGGCGCTACCGGTGCCACTGGCGATATTGGGGCTACAGGCGCTACTGGTGTTACCGGTGTTACTGGCGCGGGGGCCATTATCCCCTTTGCTTCCGGCTTACCTGTTGTTCTCAGTACAATTGCCGGAGGCTTGGCAGGCACAGTCGCCCTTGTCGGTTTTGGCAACTCTGATAACTCTCTTACTATTGTCGGCGGAACTATTGACATTTCCGGAAGCGGCGGACTTCTCAACTTTGCTTTTTCCGCTCCCCGCGATGGAATAATTACCTCCATTGCCGGGTATTTTAGCACCGCAGCAGCTCTGTCACTCGTCGGTTCAACCATTACCATTACTGCCGAGCTATTTTCTTCACCGACACCAAATGATATCTTTACGTCGACAGGTGCTATAGTAACACTGTCACCGGCCTTGTCAGGCGTCCTTGCGATTGGTACTACAAGCAGTGGCATTACTACAGGCTTAGCCATTCCGGTAACTGCAGGAACACGTCTATTATTAGTATTTTCTGCAACAGCTGCAGGCTTAACCCTTCTTAATACAGTCCTGGGGTACGCCAGTGCCGGTATTGCTATTGAATAA
- a CDS encoding transposase: GKMLYRKRSQTIERSFADAKQLHGLRYCRFRGREHVQEQALLTAACQNMKKIANHLARLA, from the coding sequence CAGGAAAAATGCTATATAGGAAGAGAAGTCAAACCATTGAGCGGAGTTTTGCAGACGCTAAGCAACTGCACGGACTTCGCTATTGCCGGTTTAGGGGTAGAGAGCATGTACAAGAGCAGGCGTTACTAACGGCTGCTTGTCAAAACATGAAAAAGATTGCCAATCACCTCGCCAGACTGGCGTAG
- a CDS encoding class I SAM-dependent methyltransferase: MDIISKQSTKLHIGCGRNILPEWINLDCVALPGVDVVFDLDACAENGLPFRDDSFDMILASHVLEHIKNPLPLLQELHRVARPDAKAVFAVPYGANDDAFEDPTHVRQYFLNSFGYFSQPFYWRADYGYRGDWQPEQIILAISAEQYTGELAEDIMADIMTLRNVVLEMTVELRAVKPAREAKLELQQAPEIRYRFV, encoded by the coding sequence GTGGACATTATCTCGAAACAGTCGACCAAATTACATATAGGGTGCGGCAGGAATATTCTTCCCGAGTGGATAAATCTTGATTGCGTAGCTTTGCCCGGAGTGGATGTGGTTTTTGATTTGGATGCTTGCGCAGAGAATGGGCTCCCTTTCCGGGATGATAGTTTTGATATGATATTAGCCAGCCATGTATTGGAACATATAAAAAATCCCCTGCCACTGCTGCAGGAGTTGCACCGGGTGGCTCGACCTGACGCAAAAGCAGTATTTGCCGTACCCTATGGTGCTAATGATGATGCTTTTGAAGACCCGACCCATGTCCGGCAGTATTTTTTGAATTCCTTCGGATATTTTTCTCAGCCTTTTTATTGGCGCGCCGATTACGGTTATCGTGGCGATTGGCAGCCGGAACAAATTATTTTGGCTATTTCCGCCGAACAATACACGGGAGAATTAGCTGAGGATATTATGGCGGATATTATGACGCTGCGTAATGTGGTGCTGGAAATGACGGTGGAGCTGCGGGCGGTGAAGCCGGCAAGGGAGGCAAAACTGGAATTGCAGCAGGCTCCCGAGATCCGGTATCGGTTTGTTTGA
- a CDS encoding TrkA C-terminal domain-containing protein, protein MKASMASYQSIALDLAKRIMNGEFPVGSKISGRTVLASQYSVSPETIRKAIAILKESNIVSVSQGKEIIVLSSQQACYYVRHHEEMVSAYSLSQELEALMAEKEENDKQFRKIVGEIMRYSDRLKNLSPYNPVDIRVANHSFVIGKPLQDLRMWQNTGATIVAVRRGTEIIVSPGPHAVLQADDRIVVVGAGDVWQKVTNFINKEN, encoded by the coding sequence GTGAAAGCGTCTATGGCATCTTACCAGTCAATTGCTTTGGATTTGGCGAAACGAATTATGAATGGGGAATTTCCGGTAGGCTCCAAGATATCGGGCCGGACGGTGCTGGCCAGTCAGTATAGTGTTTCACCGGAGACCATACGCAAGGCAATAGCTATTTTGAAAGAGTCAAATATTGTATCCGTTTCTCAGGGAAAAGAGATTATCGTGCTGTCTTCGCAGCAGGCTTGCTATTATGTTAGACATCATGAAGAAATGGTATCGGCTTATTCTCTAAGTCAGGAACTGGAAGCACTGATGGCCGAAAAAGAAGAAAATGACAAACAGTTTCGCAAAATAGTAGGCGAAATCATGCGTTATTCGGACCGGCTTAAAAATCTTTCTCCTTATAACCCGGTCGACATTCGCGTAGCAAACCATTCTTTCGTTATAGGAAAGCCGCTGCAGGACCTTCGCATGTGGCAAAATACCGGAGCGACGATTGTCGCCGTCAGGCGGGGTACGGAGATCATTGTTTCCCCTGGACCCCATGCCGTTTTACAGGCAGATGACCGGATCGTGGTGGTAGGGGCCGGCGATGTATGGCAGAAAGTAACTAATTTTATTAATAAGGAAAATTGA
- a CDS encoding tetratricopeptide repeat-containing glycosyltransferase family 2 protein, which translates to MEGAKEALQSPILISLCMIVKNEEKVLGRCLESVAGIVDEIIIVDTGSTDCTKEIASQFTECIHHFQWINDFAAARNFAFSLATKDYILWLDADDILLPEDRNKFLHLKQVQLTPDIDTVTMLYNLSRDQYGKVTSQLRRNRLVKRSNNFQWVGAVHEYLAVAGRAFHSDIAVTHSPLEHDADRNLHIYEQRQKNGETFSPRDLYYFANELLDHQLYNRAIEYYQRFLATKQGWIEDNIGACGKLADCFYHLSDSENQLKYIFTSFTYDTPRADFCCRLGFHFLQANQLPQAIFWYKTATQLEQPAETWGLVNYSCRTWLPHLQLCVCYSRIGKYQLAYEHNEQAAKYMPDDPRIAHNRKFLQSFIEPGTSN; encoded by the coding sequence GTGGAAGGAGCAAAAGAAGCACTTCAATCACCAATCCTCATCAGTCTTTGCATGATTGTTAAAAATGAGGAGAAGGTGTTAGGCCGTTGCCTTGAATCGGTAGCCGGCATTGTCGACGAAATCATTATTGTCGACACCGGTTCCACCGACTGCACCAAAGAAATTGCCAGTCAATTTACCGAGTGCATCCATCACTTCCAATGGATTAACGATTTTGCCGCTGCCCGGAACTTTGCGTTCAGCCTAGCTACCAAGGACTACATTCTATGGCTGGATGCAGACGATATCCTGTTGCCGGAAGACCGGAATAAATTTTTGCACTTAAAACAAGTTCAACTAACGCCGGATATTGATACCGTCACCATGCTGTATAACCTATCCCGCGATCAATATGGCAAAGTAACCTCCCAACTCCGCCGTAATCGCCTGGTAAAAAGGTCCAATAATTTCCAATGGGTTGGTGCCGTCCATGAGTATTTGGCAGTTGCCGGCCGGGCTTTCCACAGTGATATAGCTGTTACACACAGTCCCTTGGAGCATGATGCGGACCGTAATCTTCACATCTACGAGCAACGGCAGAAAAACGGGGAAACCTTTTCACCCCGCGACTTATATTATTTTGCCAATGAACTGCTTGATCATCAATTATATAACCGCGCCATCGAATATTATCAGCGCTTTTTAGCCACCAAGCAAGGCTGGATTGAGGATAACATCGGGGCCTGCGGCAAACTGGCCGACTGCTTCTATCACTTGTCGGATTCGGAAAACCAACTTAAATATATTTTTACTTCCTTTACTTACGATACACCCAGAGCTGACTTCTGCTGCCGCCTAGGCTTTCACTTCCTGCAGGCCAACCAATTGCCGCAGGCTATCTTCTGGTACAAAACAGCTACGCAGTTGGAACAGCCCGCTGAAACCTGGGGCCTGGTTAATTATAGCTGCAGGACTTGGCTGCCCCATCTCCAACTATGTGTATGTTATTCCCGAATCGGCAAATACCAGTTGGCTTATGAGCACAATGAGCAGGCAGCCAAATACATGCCCGATGATCCCAGAATCGCTCATAACCGGAAATTTTTACAGAGCTTTATTGAACCTGGAACGTCTAATTAA
- a CDS encoding galactitol-1-phosphate 5-dehydrogenase, with amino-acid sequence MKALNLYGPRDLRFEDAPNPVLEHDTDVIIKVKVAGICGSDIHRYAKLGPYIKGMTWGHEFSGEVAEVGKAVTNVKVGDRVTACPALYCGTCEYCNKGEFARCEHLSVIGALNPGAFAEYVKMPAENVVKLPDEVGYDVASLVEPSSVVVHGIYKTSMEAGDDVAIIGCGTIGLLAVQWAKIFGARHVYALDIDDSKLELAKQLGADFGINTKDIEPHEKLFEMTGNRGVDIVVESAGSPITSAQAFSLARKGGKVVFMGIPYGDVMVKRFYFERIVRNELSVYGSWNAISAPFPGKEWQTTVHFMKEGKLNVTPMITHHLSLKEGPATFEKIINRDGHFGKVLFYPEK; translated from the coding sequence ATGAAGGCATTAAATTTATACGGACCCAGAGATTTGCGTTTTGAGGATGCACCTAATCCGGTATTGGAACATGATACCGACGTAATTATTAAAGTAAAGGTAGCGGGAATTTGCGGCTCCGACATTCACCGCTATGCCAAATTGGGACCCTACATTAAGGGAATGACCTGGGGTCATGAATTTTCCGGCGAAGTTGCCGAGGTGGGCAAAGCTGTGACCAATGTCAAAGTTGGTGACCGTGTAACAGCCTGTCCGGCGCTTTATTGCGGAACTTGCGAATATTGTAATAAAGGCGAATTTGCCCGCTGCGAGCATTTAAGTGTAATAGGGGCGCTGAATCCTGGCGCTTTTGCTGAATATGTTAAAATGCCGGCAGAAAATGTTGTAAAACTTCCCGATGAAGTTGGTTATGATGTAGCCAGTCTGGTTGAGCCTTCCAGCGTGGTTGTCCATGGCATTTATAAAACCAGCATGGAAGCCGGTGATGATGTAGCTATCATCGGTTGCGGAACGATCGGCTTGTTGGCGGTGCAATGGGCTAAAATCTTTGGCGCCAGACATGTATATGCCCTTGATATCGATGACAGCAAGCTGGAACTGGCCAAACAGCTTGGCGCTGATTTTGGGATTAACACCAAGGATATTGAGCCTCATGAAAAATTATTTGAAATGACCGGCAACCGGGGAGTCGATATTGTTGTGGAATCAGCCGGCAGCCCGATTACCTCTGCTCAAGCTTTTTCGCTGGCTCGTAAAGGCGGCAAGGTCGTATTCATGGGCATCCCTTACGGCGATGTAATGGTAAAACGGTTCTATTTTGAACGGATTGTGCGTAATGAGTTGAGCGTATACGGTTCCTGGAATGCTATTTCAGCGCCGTTCCCCGGCAAAGAGTGGCAGACTACCGTTCATTTCATGAAAGAAGGCAAACTGAACGTAACGCCGATGATCACGCATCATCTCAGCTTAAAAGAAGGACCGGCAACGTTTGAAAAAATCATAAACCGTGACGGCCATTTCGGTAAGGTTTTATTTTATCCGGAAAAATAA